A genome region from Panicum virgatum strain AP13 chromosome 4K, P.virgatum_v5, whole genome shotgun sequence includes the following:
- the LOC120701978 gene encoding L-type lectin-domain containing receptor kinase SIT2-like codes for MYLSSESLRGHLVSPNSTHGIIFVVSPTTDFSTTLASQYLGLVNVTSNGNKRNRIFAVELDTLQQDEFRDINDNHVGVDINSLISLDSSDASYYDDEGSFKNLSLISHEEMRVWVDYDAASIRINVTLAPLSLAKPAKLLISAVYNLSSVLTDMAYVGFSSATGSFNSRHYVLGWSFAMDVPAPAIDITKLPKLPREGPKARSKVLEIVFPIASAAVVFCLGTAIILLMRRRTKYSELREDWEVEFGPHRFPYKDLHRTTEGFRNKNLLGVGGFGRVYEGVLPISDLDIAVKKVSHNLSQGMKEFIAEVASLGRLQHRNLVRLLGYCRRKGELLLVYEYMSNGSLDKYLYDQDKRPTLSWPQRFKIIKDIASGLLYLHEEWEKVVIHRDIKSSNVLLDSGMNGRLGDFGLARLYNHGTDPQSTHVVGTIGYLAPELARTSMATPLTDVFAFGTFILEVTCGRRPIFQDAIGSQIMLVDWVLEHWRGGTLAYTVDANLHGDFIVSEACLVLELGLMCSHPFVNARPSMRQVEQFLSKEVPLPELRPTNMSFHMLALTTQNQGFDSYVQSYPSSSMASISTTSLAP; via the exons ATGTACTTGTCTT CCGAGAGCCTGAGAGGGCATCTCGTTTCACCCAATTCCACACAtggcatcatcttcgtcgtGTCCCCAACCACGGATTTCTCCACTACGCTGGCGAGCCAGTACCTGGGCCTCGTCAATGTCACCAGCAATGGCAACAAGCGCAACCGGATATTCGCCGTCGAGCTGGACACCTTGCAGCAGGACGAGTTCCGTGACATCAACGACAACCACGTCGGCGTGGACATCAACAGCCTCATTTCTCTGGACTCCAGCGATGCCAGCTACTACGATGATGAAGGAAGCTTTAAGAATCTCTCATTAATAAGCCACGAGGAGATGCGAGTGTGGGTCGACTACGACGCAGCTAGCATCCGGATCAACGTGACCTTAGCTCCTCTCAGCTTGGCCAAACCTGCCAAGCTGCTGATCTCGGCCGTCTACAACCTGTCTTCGGTGCTGACCGACATGGCGTATGTCGGTTTCTCATCAGCCACAGGCtcattcaactcgaggcactaCGTGCTGGGCTGGAGCTTCGCCATGGACGTTCCTGCTCCGGCTATCGACATTACCAAGCTGCCGAAGTTGCCCCGTGAGGGCCCAAAGGCTCGGTCCAAGGTTTTGGAGATCGTCTTCCCAATAGCATCTGCAGCGGTCGTCTTTTGCCTCGGCACTGCCATCATTTTATTGATGCGTAGAAGAACGAAGTACTCTGAGCTACGGGAAGATTGGGAGGTTGAGTTTGGGCCACACCGGTTCCCCTACAAGGATCTGCATCGTACCACTGAAGGATTCAGAAACAAGAACTTGCTTGGCGTTGGAGGGTTTGGGAGAGTCTACGAAGGTGTGCTTCCTATTTCTGATCTTGACATTGCTGTGAAGAAGGTGTCACATAACTTGAGCCAGGGCATGAAGGAATTCATCGCTGAGGTTGCGAGTCTAGGTCGTCTCCAGCATCGCAATCTGGTGCGTTTACTTGGCTATTGCCGAAGAAAAGGTGAACTCCTTCTGGTGTATGAGTACATGTCTAATGGAAGTCTTGACAAGTACCTGTATGATCAAGACAAAAGACCAACTCTGAGTTGGCCTCAAAGGTTTAAGATCATCAAGGACATCGCATCTGGCCTACTCTACCTCCATGAGGAATGGGAGAAAGTAGTCATCCATCGAGATATCAAATCAAGTAACGTGCTCCTCGACAGTGGGATGAATGGACGGCTAGGCGATTTCGGCCTAGCAAGGTTGTACAACCATGGCACAGACCCTCAAAGCACTCATGTGGTTGGTACAATAGGTTACCTGGCCCCAGAGCTTGCACGCACAAGCATGGCAACCCCTCTGACAGACGTCTTCGCCTTTGGTACATTCATCCTTGAGGTCACTTGTGGGAGAAGGCCTATTTTCCAAGATGCAATTGGCAGCCAGATTATGCTGGTTGATTGGGTGCTGGAGCATTGGCGTGGAGGAACGCTTGCTTACACAGTTGATGCAAACCTCCATGGTGATTTCATTGTCAGTGAGGCGTGTCTGGTGCTCGAGTTGGGGCTCATGTGCTCGCATCCTTTTGTGAATGCAAGGCCCAGCATGCGGCAAGTGGAACAGTTCCTGAGTAAGGAGGTACCACTGCCAGAGCTGAGGCCTACCAACATGAGCTTCCACATGCTGGCACTAACGACGCAGAACCAAGGATTTGACTCATATGTACAATCATATCCATCGTCTTCTATGGCAAGCATCAGTACAACTTCTCTAGCCCCTTAG
- the LOC120701979 gene encoding uncharacterized protein LOC120701979 — translation MLTGHNEQTALLREIMQQGRAPRLEHHHQPTIPGYEQFLGTQPPLFHKADEPLEADSWLRTIESKFTLHPHNDGDKGGFVAQQLRDPARTWWDNHVAMFPAGTQFTKAEFKEAFRAHHIPAGVIRRKLTEFLALKQSDNSVMQYAQAFNTLSQYTGYHVDTDEKKQACFRQGLSSKLQDRLAMIKFDTFSELVNGAIIQEDAHLAHKTEKKGKAPATGSASSAPQRFRLV, via the coding sequence atgcttaCCGGGCACAacgagcagacggcactcctccggGAGATTATGCAACAGGGCAGAGCGCCGCGGCTTGAACATCACCACCAGCCAACTATTCCTGGATATGAGCAGTTTCTGGGTACTCAGCCACCACTTTTTCACAAAGCGGATGAGCCATTGGAAGCGGACagttggctccggaccattGAGTCCAAATTCACCCTACACCCGCacaatgatggggacaaggGAGGATTTGTAGCTCAGCAGCTCAGGGATCCTGCACGCACATGGTGGGACAATCACGTGGCCATGTTCCCTGCGGGCACTCAATTCACCAAGGCGGAGTTCAAAGAAGCATTCAGAGCACATCATATCCCTGCAGGGGTCATTCGCAGGAAGCTCACTGAGTTCTTAGCCCTGAAGCAGAGTGATAACAGTGTGATGCAGTATGCCCAGGCCTTCAACACACTGTCACAGTACACCGGTTATCAcgtggatactgatgagaagaaacaggcGTGTTTCCGGCAGGgacttagcagcaagctccaggatcgcctggCGATGATCAAGTTTGACACCTTCAGTGAGCTGGTCAACGGGGCTATTATTCAGGAGGATGCCCATCTAGCTCACAAGACAGAAAAGAAGGGAAAGGCGCCGGCAACGGGATCTGCTAGCAGCGCCCCACAGAGGTTTCGCCTTGTGTAG